CAATGGGTTGGCGGACCAGGTAAATTTGATGAGGAACTAAAATGGCATGTCTCTACCTTAATTGTCGGAGCAACCCGTAATTGGAGCAGAACTGTTTTAGAGTGGAATTTAGCCGCTGATCCTTTATATGGCCCACATACTGTAGGCGGCTGTAAAAATTGCTTAGGAGCGATTACAGTAGCTCCTGAAGTCACAAGAAACGTGGCTTATTACATTATTGGACATGCGTCGAAATTTGTAAGACCAGGGTCTTACAGAATCGGTTCTAACATTACTGACAATTTAGAGAATGTAGCATTCAGGACTCCTGATGGAAAAACTGCCTTGATCGTTGTCAATGGAAACACTGCTGAAAAAACCTTTAACATTCAATATAAAGGAAAAACAGTAGAAACTTCATTGCCGGCAGGTGCTGTGGCGACTTACGTTTGGTAATGTAAAGTTATTACGATAATTGCACTTTAAGTAAAGTTTCGATAACTCTTATAAAACAAGAAAACCCGGTAAATACCGGGTTTTCTTGTTTTATAAGAGTTATCTATTAGAGTTTAATTTCTATTATTTGATTAAAAAATAGGCAGTTCAGCAAAAGCTTCATTACTAATTCCCCACAAAACATCAGGTGCAAATTCTTGATATAAGATATATATACCAGGAACTTTTTCTAACAATAGGGGATAATAAACATCTTCAAGTAGTGATGTAGCAAGAGGCTCCTGATTTTCCATGTTTTTAAGAAAAATAATAGATGGCGATTCATAGAGTTCCCATATTTTTTTCAACACTCTCCTATTTATTATCAAGCTTGCTGGCTTAATTCTAAATAGAATTCTATTAAATTTATTATTCACATTAAAAAGACTTTCTTCTAATAAAAAATCAATATTCGCCTCTAAATCATTATCAAAATAGTTCAGACGTAAACCATAAAAATATACACCCGCCGTAGTTTCTAATAAGTGATTAATTAAGAAATCCCATTTCATTTCACTTATATCTAAATCATTAGTGAAATCTTTGATCGAAATTTCATAAGGATTTCGCATATCAATATCTAAATCTTTCATATCAAGTTATTTTTTGTATTTCCAAAATTGAAAAGGAGCTGATGGTGGATATTGCTTACTACTACCATATATATTTCCATCAATATTAAATCTAAAAGTAGAATGATTAGTCATTATCTGTGTTTTGTGATCCGGACCAGCACTGGGACTGAACCAAAGTCATGGATTACTCTGCTGCGTTTATAATGTGTATTATGTTATTTAGCTTTGGGCCGGTTCTTCTCCGGCAACAGAGCCAGCGAAAGGACAGCAAAAGACAGAGACAAGCGAGCCCTTTGCGAGCTGGCTGGATTTTGATGGACTGGAGGCGTGCGCACTACGGCTGGCCTGATCCAATTTGATAACCAATAATGGTTCTATCAGTATTGGGATCATCTTTCTTTTCCAGTAATTCATCCAGATACTGGAATACAACTTCCATATTCTTGTCCTGATTGTCTAACTTTTTCTTGATCTTTTCTACCTCCAGGCGTAGTTCTGTATGATCAGTTAACAATTGCCTGACCCGGGTGAATATCCTGATGATCTGTATATTTACCTCTATAGCCGTTTCACTGTTAAGCACACTCGATAACATCGCCACCCCCTGTTCAGTGAAAGCATAAGGAAGCTTCCGTAAGCCCATTTTCTCTTTATTGGATATCACATTTTGTGATTTCCAATCTGACAACTCTACTGCGCTCAGCTGAAACATGAAGTCAGCGGGAAAGCGTTTTTCATTCCGCTTGATAGCCTGATTCAATACACGGGTTTCTACCCCGTACATTTCAGCAAGATCACGATCTATCATTATTTTCTGACCTCTTATCAGATAGATTTTATTGATGATTAGCTCATCAGATATGGTTATGGGTTTATGTTCACTCATATTACAAAGGTATTCAGGTATGTATTCAACTTGGTTATTTATTTAAGTGGATGGTGTTTATTTAAAGCCTCATATCCACTCTTTAGCAGAATATGCTCGACATTGGAAGCAAGATTATGGAACTCAGGAAGCGAAAAGCATGGTTACAGGGAGACCTGGCCAAAGCCGTAGAAGCTTCAAGGGATATTATTGGAAAGTATAAACGCAATGAAAACAGCCCCTCTGTAGAGATGGCCTTAAAGCAGGCCAGGGTGTTTGATATTTCTGTAGATTATCTGCTGGGAGAAGGAAAGCATGCTGCTTATGACAAAGACACACTTAAGCGATTAGAAGATATACAGGTCTTAGACCAGGATACCAGGCTCATTCTATTTAACATCATAGATACCTTTCTAAGGAACGCTAAAGCCAGAAAAGCTTACGGACAGTAAATAACAAAGCCCGGCTTATAGCCGGGCTTTGTTATTTACTGTGGCACCAAAGGAAACCTCTTTAAAGGAGAAAAGTCACCTTTAAATACTTCTAACTCAAATAACTTTCCGTTGGAATCTAAAATCACAGATATAAAGACTGGAACCTGATCAACATCAGAAAAGTCAGCTTCAGCTAAAACTCTTGAATAAGCCCTATCATCTTTTCCTTCAACGATAACTTTTAGACTACCCATTCCCCCATCATTCATTTCCTTAACATTAACATCACTTAACTTATTAATTATATCTTGCCCCTCGATAGTATCCTTTATCATCCAGGTTATTAAAGCAATCTCTTCATCTTTTAACTTTCTTACTATCATTATCTAGGAGGTTTTATTGAACCTATGTTTATTTTCCCACCAGGCAGTTTCACACCGCTATAGCTTACTTCTACATTATTCACTATAACGGTACCTGTAATCCTTACTCCAGTTCTATATGTGGAAGCAGGCTTTATATCCTTTACAATTGCCGCTTTTACAGCTTCTACATTTAGTCCTTTTGCTTCGATATGTCTAGTTGCATGCCACATTTGCTCTGGAGTATTACCAAAGGACGGTTTAGGTTGGACAATACCGACCATACCATGAGCAAATGCTGTAAGTCCCATAGCTACATTCACTGGATCGCTCCATTGCGCTTTTACCTCCTGAAGCACAAAAGAGCCATAGCTCCTACTGCCATATAAATACTCAATTGCTGCTGCCTGTACATTTTCAGAACTTAAGAAATTGAATCCTGCCTGCTTTAAAGTTTTTTCGCTTATCGTTTGTTCAAATTGACCTCTCCAATAATCATTCCATCCTCTTGAATCTGCCTGACCTGTATTAGGAGTGCTTGACGCTTTCGCATTTTCACTAAATTCCTTAACCCTATCCCAAGGTACCTGATAAACATCATTACGTCCATCATTAGAATTAAAAGTGTTTTTCCGTTTGGATCTACATATCTTGTTGTAATTGATTCAGTAGACCTGCCATCAGGATCAATTATAGAAATAGGATTATTTGTAGCATAATTATAAGGTGACCAATGTTGATAGCTCTCCGCAAGCGGATCAATCGTGCTCCACCTTCCAATAACTGGATCATAGAAACGAGCGCCATAATCATACTCCTTTCAATTGTAAGAAGTCTCTCCAGCTATAGTGCGCTACATTTTTCTTCCATTCAGAACAACATAATTTTCTAATATATCAATCGAAAGATACTCATAACCAACCTTTATATTATGATTTATGTAATATGTATTAATGAAATCCTCTCTTTGTTTATAATCATAATATTTCACTTTATAAGATTTAAAGCTAAGGTCTACTGGTGCACCATAGTTATTACATATTACAAGTTGATCTGTCATCTTTCTTTTCCACACGAATGTTAAACTATTTTTATTCGTAGTTTCAAGATATTCACCACTAGGTTTCCATAACCCAATATATTTACCTGGGATAACAAGGCATTTTCCTCCAAGTCTTTTCCAGATAGTAATACATTCCGTTTTATCCTTATTATAATAAAAACTACGTTTTTCTACGAAATAGAAAGCACCTAATAGAAATACTATAAGAAATACAAACTTCCATTTTATATTTTTCATTTTTTATACCTCTTTATAAAAGAATTAAAATAACCTATTCCCTTGTTCCATCCAGCTTTCTGTGAGAGTTGTGTGGATGAACTTTCACTAGAAAAACCACGTTCCTGAATACTTTGAAGAGCGTCAAAACCCATCCGCGATTCACCCCAGCTAAGCCCTTCTCTTCCGGCTATATATCCTGCCGCATAATTCCCTATATCTCTTGCTGAAGCATAAACTTTCTCACCGTCCTTTTTATGGCCAAAAGGCATTCCGCGATAAAAATAGTCTGAATTATTTTGCTCGTCTTTTCCTCTATTTGGCCCAAGCCTTTTAAAATCATAATCTCCACCACCAACCCCATTCCACATATAACTAATTATACCTAAACTTTTATTTCCAATAATGTCATTATTAATAAACTTTAATCCGCTTCCATCTGTAGGATCAATAGTCCCCTTCCATTCATTAGTTTCACTATAATAAAATGACTCCATAGTTAATGACTCACCTATCGTTTCACCAGTACGTTTACCATCGGTACCAACTACATAAATATTTTTGTCTCCATCATTTACATTTCCTCCAACTACCTTATAAGTTCCATCATCATTTTCAGTTACGTCTGTAGAAAACATTCCATCAGGATCAATGAATCGGATTGGGTTATTATTCCCATAGACATAAGGCGCATATCTTCTGCCATCTTCAGAAAGTGGGTCTATCGTACTGAAACGCCCAATCACCGGGTCATAGAAACGAGCCCCGTAATCATACTGACCTAACTCATCTTGCAATTCCTTACCATTATACAAATACTTATTATCTAAAGATACTGGAGATCCTGATGATTTGCGTAATCCAAACGGATAATAATCATCACTCTGCAATCTTTCCATTTTATTTGTAGCGGGATTTTTATGAAAGCTGTAGCGTACATTTCCTAAATGATCTGTCAAATTATATTCATAACTATAGCTTGAGCCAATTTTTCTGGCAACACCAACTTCTGTATTTATAAATTCAATATTGCCATCCCTGTATTGAATTCCTCCAACATAATCTATAACTACATCACTACTAGTCTTCTTTAACTTATTTCCGGCAGCATCATATAAGTAAAAAAGTTTCAAACCCGTTATTTTAGCAGGAAGGTTCAAATCATTATACGTGATTGTCTGTCCATTCTTTCCATCAACAGTAGCATTCCCATTTTCGTCATAAGAATAAGCACTTATTTCATTTCCCCCTGTTATCTGGCTCAACTGGTTACCACTGTAAGAATAAGACCGTGTAACATCATCACGTTTTAAACTCTTAATGTTACCCATCAGATCATATGTAATGACTTCACTCATTCCACCACCAATGCCGCTTTCTAACCTATTCAACTTATCGTAAACATATACAAATTTGTCATTCAGCGTTTTTCCAGATCCCCATAGCTGATCTGAAATATTTCCATTGAACTGCGGGTTCGTCCCCTCCTCATAACGTAATTGTTGACTGAATTGATCAGAAGTACTACTTTTCAGCCATCCACGTTCATTATAAGTATAAATAGTCTTTTGTTCGCCATTGCTTAGTTCTTTCATTCTGAGCTGACCAACCTCATTATAATAATTCTGTAGCCCAGAGTGATAGAGCTA
The DNA window shown above is from Pedobacter cryoconitis and carries:
- a CDS encoding ORF6N domain-containing protein; the encoded protein is MSEHKPITISDELIINKIYLIRGQKIMIDRDLAEMYGVETRVLNQAIKRNEKRFPADFMFQLSAVELSDWKSQNVISNKEKMGLRKLPYAFTEQGVAMLSSVLNSETAIEVNIQIIRIFTRVRQLLTDHTELRLEVEKIKKKLDNQDKNMEVVFQYLDELLEKKDDPNTDRTIIGYQIGSGQP
- a CDS encoding RHS repeat domain-containing protein; this encodes MKELSNGEQKTIYTYNERGWLKSSTSDQFSQQLRYEEGTNPQFNGNISDQLWGSGKTLNDKFVYVYDKLNRLESGIGGGMSEVITYDLMGNIKSLKRDDVTRSYSYSGNQLSQITGGNEISAYSYDENGNATVDGKNGQTITYNDLNLPAKITGLKLFYLYDAAGNKLKKTSSDVVIDYVGGIQYRDGNIEFINTEVGVARKIGSSYSYEYNLTDHLGNVRYSFHKNPATNKMERLQSDDYYPFGLRKSSGSPVSLDNKYLYNGKELQDELGQYDYGARFYDPVIGRFSTIDPLSEDGRRYAPYVYGNNNPIRFIDPDGMFSTDVTENDDGTYKVVGGNVNDGDKNIYVVGTDGKRTGETIGESLTMESFYYSETNEWKGTIDPTDGSGLKFINNDIIGNKSLGIISYMWNGVGGGDYDFKRLGPNRGKDEQNNSDYFYRGMPFGHKKDGEKVYASARDIGNYAAGYIAGREGLSWGESRMGFDALQSIQERGFSSESSSTQLSQKAGWNKGIGYFNSFIKRYKK
- a CDS encoding helix-turn-helix domain-containing protein; this encodes MLDIGSKIMELRKRKAWLQGDLAKAVEASRDIIGKYKRNENSPSVEMALKQARVFDISVDYLLGEGKHAAYDKDTLKRLEDIQVLDQDTRLILFNIIDTFLRNAKARKAYGQ
- a CDS encoding DUF6984 family protein; translation: MIVRKLKDEEIALITWMIKDTIEGQDIINKLSDVNVKEMNDGGMGSLKVIVEGKDDRAYSRVLAEADFSDVDQVPVFISVILDSNGKLFELEVFKGDFSPLKRFPLVPQ